In one Agathobacter rectalis ATCC 33656 genomic region, the following are encoded:
- a CDS encoding folate family ECF transporter S component: MKKFVTLFTDSARELKSVRTITTMAMLAAVAVILGYFSIEYGQFIRIGFSGIPNGIVDYLFGPVAGAVFHGALDIIKYLMKPTGPFCPQLTLVVMLAGVLYGCFFYKKKLTIWRVLAAKFVVMLICNVILNTLCLQVLYGQAFMAILPMRALKNLIMWPIDSIVFFGIAKALEQIGLFRTFRKQELVKNA; encoded by the coding sequence ATGAAAAAATTCGTTACTTTGTTCACCGATTCTGCCCGAGAGCTTAAATCGGTCAGAACCATCACAACTATGGCAATGCTTGCTGCAGTTGCCGTTATCCTTGGATATTTCTCCATCGAATATGGACAGTTTATCCGTATCGGTTTTTCCGGTATTCCAAATGGTATCGTTGATTACCTGTTTGGGCCGGTTGCCGGAGCTGTTTTCCACGGAGCGCTTGACATCATCAAGTATCTGATGAAGCCTACAGGACCATTTTGTCCACAGCTTACACTTGTTGTAATGCTTGCAGGTGTTTTATATGGATGTTTCTTTTATAAGAAAAAGCTTACCATATGGAGAGTGCTTGCTGCGAAGTTTGTAGTAATGCTCATCTGCAATGTCATTCTAAATACCCTGTGTCTGCAGGTACTGTATGGACAGGCATTTATGGCAATCCTTCCAATGCGTGCACTGAAGAATCTTATTATGTGGCCGATAGATTCAATTGTCTTTTTCGGCATTGCAAAGGCACTGGAGCAGATTGGATTGTTCCGCACCTTCCGTAAACAGGAGCTTGTAAAGAATGCATAG
- a CDS encoding aspartate aminotransferase family protein, translating to MRLKDTGLTAQDIKDKVKKYMIETYERFDFIAETAEGMYLYDENGTPYLDFYAGIAVNNAGSRNPKVVAAVKDQVDDIMHTFNYPYTIPQALLAEKVCKTIGMDKIFYQNSGTEANEAMIKMARKYGIEKYGPNRYHIVTAKDGFHGRTFGAMSATGQPGNGCQVGFGPMTYGFSYAPYNDLKAFKDACTENTIAIMIEPVQGEGGVHPATPEFMKGLREFCDEKGMLLLIDEVQTGWCRTGAVMSYMNYGIKPDIVSMAKGLGGGMPIGAICATEEVSKAFSAGSHGTTFGGHPVCCAAALAEVNELLDRDLAGNAKKVGDYFAAKLEKLPHVKEVRHQGLLVGVEFDDTISGVDVKHGCFDRHMLITAIGSHIIRMVPPLIVSEEECDKAFDIIKETVESLS from the coding sequence ATGAGATTAAAAGACACAGGATTAACAGCACAGGACATCAAAGACAAAGTAAAGAAGTATATGATTGAGACATATGAGCGTTTCGATTTCATCGCTGAGACTGCTGAGGGCATGTATCTATATGATGAGAATGGCACACCATACCTTGACTTTTACGCAGGAATCGCCGTAAACAATGCCGGCAGCAGAAACCCTAAGGTTGTTGCAGCAGTCAAGGATCAGGTGGATGACATCATGCATACATTCAACTATCCATACACCATTCCACAGGCACTGCTTGCTGAGAAGGTCTGCAAGACTATCGGAATGGACAAGATTTTCTACCAGAACTCAGGAACTGAGGCAAATGAGGCTATGATTAAGATGGCTCGTAAATATGGTATAGAGAAATATGGTCCAAACAGATATCACATCGTAACTGCTAAGGATGGCTTCCACGGCAGAACCTTCGGTGCTATGTCAGCTACAGGACAGCCTGGAAACGGATGCCAGGTGGGCTTTGGTCCAATGACATACGGCTTCTCATACGCTCCTTACAATGACTTAAAGGCTTTCAAGGATGCTTGCACAGAGAACACAATCGCTATCATGATTGAGCCTGTACAGGGCGAGGGCGGTGTTCATCCTGCAACACCTGAATTCATGAAGGGACTTCGCGAGTTCTGTGATGAGAAGGGCATGCTCCTCCTTATCGATGAGGTTCAGACAGGATGGTGCAGAACCGGAGCTGTAATGAGCTACATGAACTACGGCATCAAACCTGATATCGTTTCTATGGCAAAGGGCCTTGGCGGTGGAATGCCAATCGGTGCTATCTGTGCTACAGAGGAGGTTTCAAAAGCATTCTCAGCCGGTTCACACGGTACAACCTTTGGTGGACACCCTGTATGCTGTGCAGCAGCACTTGCAGAAGTAAACGAGCTGCTTGACAGAGATCTTGCCGGAAACGCAAAGAAGGTTGGTGATTATTTCGCAGCTAAGCTTGAGAAGCTTCCACACGTAAAAGAGGTAAGACATCAGGGACTCCTAGTTGGTGTTGAGTTTGACGATACAATCTCAGGTGTAGATGTAAAGCATGGCTGCTTTGACCGTCATATGCTTATCACAGCAATCGGAAGCCATATCATCCGTATGGTTCCACCGCTTATCGTAAGCGAGGAAGAGTGCGACAAGGCATTTGATATTATCAAGGAGACTGTTGAGTCACTTTCATAG
- a CDS encoding cytidylate kinase-like family protein produces MAHLVITIGCEYGAKGNQIGKKVAKDLGIKFYDRDTVDEIIKEVGIPKDIMEKVEEGITIAGKGAEGDVRGSFSKYADLTERAIHVQKTIIRKLSDRESCVIIGRSADYILKEHKPILRIFIYSPDEVRIENVMKSHNLSEDDAKLFITEKDKRYHKRHMALTGSNRGDRHNRDMLIDSSLLGVDGTAELIESLARKVVENESKTEAGGDK; encoded by the coding sequence ATGGCACATCTTGTTATTACAATAGGATGCGAATATGGCGCTAAAGGAAACCAGATTGGCAAAAAGGTTGCTAAAGACCTGGGAATCAAATTTTATGACAGGGATACTGTAGATGAAATAATAAAAGAGGTCGGTATTCCCAAGGATATCATGGAAAAGGTTGAGGAAGGTATCACCATCGCCGGAAAAGGTGCAGAGGGTGATGTCAGAGGCTCTTTCTCCAAATATGCAGACCTCACAGAGCGTGCAATTCATGTCCAGAAAACTATAATCAGAAAATTATCAGACCGTGAGTCGTGTGTGATTATCGGTCGTTCAGCAGACTATATACTAAAGGAACATAAACCGATTTTACGTATTTTCATATATTCACCGGATGAAGTGAGGATTGAAAACGTAATGAAGAGCCACAATTTGTCGGAGGATGATGCAAAGCTTTTTATTACTGAAAAGGATAAGCGTTATCATAAGCGTCATATGGCGCTGACAGGAAGCAACCGAGGCGATAGACACAACAGGGATATGCTTATAGACAGCAGCCTGTTAGGAGTGGATGGCACAGCGGAGCTTATTGAGTCTCTGGCAAGAAAAGTGGTAGAGAATGAAAGTAAGACAGAAGCTGGAGGTGACAAGTAA
- a CDS encoding APC family permease, giving the protein MEQKKSEFNKVLNAWDVLVIAFGAMIGWGWVVSTGGWIEKGGVLGAAIGFVIGGIMIFFVGMTYAELTAAMPQCGGEHVFSYKAMGSTGSFICTWMIILGYVSVACFEACAFPTIITYLWPGFLKGYLYTVAGFDIYASWLIVAIVVAFLIMMINIIGAKTAAILQTVLTCIIGGAGILLIIASVINGTVDNLDGQMFAGSSAGLNVKAIIGVAALSPFYFIGFDVIPQAAEEINVPAKKIGSILILSVVLAVVFYALVIVAVGLVMGPQAIVDSEQATGLVTADAMAAAFNTKIMAKVIIVGGMCGIVTSWNSFMLGGSRAMYSMAESYMIPKFFAKLHPKHKTPINALILIGSLTMLAPFAGRKMLVWISDAGNFGCCVAYCMVALSFIILRKKKPDMPRPYKVPAYKFFGTMAVIMSGFMVAMYCIPGSGGTLIVQEWGIVLAWCALGVVFFVFCKKKYKESFGTLVELISDEDAATLMPEADEVELDKVIDAAIDRVLAKKAS; this is encoded by the coding sequence ATGGAACAGAAAAAATCAGAATTTAACAAAGTCCTGAATGCCTGGGACGTACTTGTAATTGCATTTGGAGCCATGATTGGCTGGGGCTGGGTTGTCTCAACCGGAGGCTGGATTGAAAAGGGCGGAGTGCTCGGTGCCGCAATCGGCTTCGTTATCGGCGGTATCATGATATTTTTCGTGGGAATGACCTACGCGGAGCTGACAGCAGCCATGCCTCAGTGCGGTGGCGAGCATGTATTCAGCTACAAGGCAATGGGTTCGACAGGCTCATTCATATGTACGTGGATGATTATCCTTGGATATGTCAGTGTGGCATGCTTTGAGGCGTGCGCTTTCCCAACAATCATCACATATCTGTGGCCGGGCTTTTTGAAGGGATATCTGTATACGGTAGCAGGCTTTGATATCTATGCTTCATGGCTTATTGTGGCGATAGTTGTGGCATTTTTAATCATGATGATAAACATTATCGGCGCAAAGACAGCAGCGATTTTGCAGACTGTGCTCACATGTATTATTGGTGGCGCCGGAATTTTGTTGATAATTGCATCGGTAATCAATGGAACAGTTGATAACCTGGATGGACAGATGTTTGCAGGCAGCTCTGCAGGTCTGAACGTAAAGGCAATTATCGGAGTGGCAGCTCTGTCACCATTTTACTTTATCGGATTTGACGTAATACCTCAGGCGGCTGAGGAAATCAATGTTCCGGCAAAGAAAATCGGCTCAATACTTATCTTATCAGTAGTTCTGGCAGTTGTGTTCTACGCACTTGTCATTGTTGCGGTAGGTCTTGTCATGGGCCCACAGGCAATTGTTGATTCAGAGCAGGCAACAGGACTTGTCACAGCAGATGCAATGGCTGCCGCATTCAACACAAAGATAATGGCAAAGGTTATAATAGTCGGCGGAATGTGCGGTATCGTAACCTCATGGAACTCATTTATGCTCGGTGGCTCGCGTGCCATGTACTCAATGGCAGAGTCATATATGATTCCGAAGTTTTTTGCAAAGCTTCATCCAAAGCACAAGACACCTATCAATGCACTGATTCTCATCGGATCTCTCACAATGCTTGCACCTTTTGCAGGCAGAAAGATGCTCGTATGGATCAGTGATGCCGGAAACTTTGGCTGCTGTGTGGCATATTGCATGGTTGCTCTTTCATTTATTATTCTTCGCAAGAAGAAGCCGGATATGCCAAGACCTTACAAGGTTCCCGCATACAAGTTCTTTGGAACGATGGCGGTCATCATGTCAGGCTTCATGGTTGCCATGTACTGTATACCGGGAAGCGGCGGAACACTTATCGTCCAGGAGTGGGGCATCGTGCTTGCATGGTGTGCGCTCGGCGTGGTATTCTTCGTCTTCTGTAAAAAGAAATACAAGGAGTCATTTGGTACACTTGTTGAGCTCATCTCAGATGAGGATGCTGCAACACTTATGCCGGAGGCAGATGAGGTTGAACTGGATAAGGTTATCGATGCTGCAATAGACAGGGTACTTGCCAAGAAAGCAAGCTAG
- a CDS encoding iron-containing alcohol dehydrogenase → METFNFSEPQDITVGKGSLSKLPEIAKKLGGKHALIISGPHLEKMGLVKKAADYLASVDIKADTFTDIEANPSVTTVEKATAKYLESGADFIVAFGGGSPMDVAKAVGVVAKYGGSVTDYEGAHKVPGPIVPLIAIPTTAGTGSEVTAFSVITDHSRNYKLTVFSYEILPKYAILDAELITTAPASVAAACGIDAFIHAEEAYVSTAASPFSDALAEKAMALIGKNIRRFVANRNDIEAAEAMMTGSLFAGIAFSFARLGNVHAMSHPVSAFFDVPHGVANAVLLPVIAEYNALADHGKYLTIYNDIRPISAYADEFEPMMLVDAIRELCTDIGIPENLTIAINNASKNGTVTKEEIESRIEPMAVDAMKSGNIAVNPRASRQCDIEMLYRKAL, encoded by the coding sequence ATGGAAACATTTAATTTCTCGGAGCCACAGGACATCACAGTGGGAAAGGGCAGTCTCTCAAAGCTGCCGGAAATAGCTAAAAAGCTTGGAGGAAAGCATGCGCTCATCATTTCAGGACCGCATCTTGAGAAGATGGGACTTGTAAAAAAGGCAGCTGATTATCTGGCATCAGTTGACATAAAAGCAGACACTTTTACAGATATAGAGGCAAATCCATCTGTCACAACAGTGGAGAAAGCCACAGCAAAATACCTGGAGTCAGGCGCAGACTTTATCGTGGCATTCGGAGGCGGCTCACCGATGGATGTGGCAAAAGCAGTGGGCGTGGTTGCCAAATATGGCGGAAGCGTCACAGACTATGAGGGAGCACACAAGGTGCCGGGACCAATCGTACCGCTCATTGCGATACCAACCACCGCAGGAACCGGCTCAGAGGTGACAGCATTCTCTGTAATCACAGATCATAGCAGAAACTATAAGCTCACAGTATTCAGCTACGAGATATTGCCAAAATATGCAATTCTCGATGCAGAACTCATCACAACAGCACCGGCAAGCGTAGCGGCAGCCTGCGGAATTGATGCATTTATCCATGCCGAGGAGGCGTATGTATCCACAGCGGCATCGCCATTTTCTGATGCACTGGCAGAAAAAGCGATGGCACTTATCGGTAAAAATATCCGCAGATTTGTAGCAAACAGAAACGATATCGAGGCTGCAGAAGCTATGATGACAGGCTCACTTTTTGCAGGAATAGCATTCTCATTTGCAAGGCTCGGAAATGTGCATGCGATGAGTCATCCGGTCAGCGCATTTTTCGATGTGCCTCACGGAGTGGCAAATGCAGTGCTGCTTCCTGTAATCGCAGAGTACAATGCACTTGCAGATCATGGCAAGTATCTGACTATCTACAATGATATAAGACCGATTTCTGCGTATGCGGACGAATTTGAGCCGATGATGCTGGTAGATGCAATCAGGGAGCTTTGCACAGACATCGGAATCCCTGAGAATCTGACCATTGCAATCAACAATGCCAGCAAAAACGGAACAGTCACAAAGGAAGAGATAGAAAGCAGGATAGAGCCGATGGCTGTCGATGCCATGAAGAGTGGCAACATTGCTGTAAATCCAAGGGCTTCACGCCAGTGCGATATCGAGATGCTGTATCGCAAGGCACTGTAA
- a CDS encoding helix-turn-helix domain-containing protein has translation MDYLSHNVSENLKRIRQSKGMSLDQVAEQTGVSKSMLAQIEKGTANPSIGVLGKITSGLRIEFQRLIDPPRVDYALISPDDLVPTKELLGQYRVWTCFPYEDSREVEVYRIDVEPGGVYTSGGHGEKTREYLTVTDGVLTVECHDHVQEIHRGQVYKFETDQPHLYRNDGDRVASCMCFFLDYTNIR, from the coding sequence ATGGATTATCTGTCACACAATGTATCTGAAAATTTAAAAAGAATACGTCAGTCAAAGGGCATGAGCTTAGATCAGGTAGCAGAGCAGACCGGTGTGAGTAAAAGCATGCTTGCTCAGATAGAAAAGGGCACAGCGAATCCATCTATCGGAGTGCTTGGTAAAATCACAAGCGGTCTGCGAATTGAGTTTCAAAGACTTATAGATCCGCCAAGAGTGGACTATGCGCTCATATCTCCGGATGATCTGGTCCCGACAAAGGAGCTTTTGGGACAGTACAGGGTATGGACCTGCTTCCCATACGAGGACTCAAGGGAGGTTGAGGTATACCGTATCGATGTGGAGCCGGGCGGCGTGTATACAAGCGGTGGGCACGGCGAGAAAACACGCGAATATCTTACAGTCACAGACGGTGTGCTAACGGTCGAGTGTCACGACCATGTGCAGGAAATCCATAGGGGACAGGTGTATAAGTTTGAGACCGATCAGCCTCATTTGTATCGCAATGATGGTGATAGGGTGGCAAGCTGCATGTGCTTCTTTTTGGATTATACTAATATTCGGTGA
- a CDS encoding AAA family ATPase produces MEYLSCSDASKAMGFSVRRIQQMCKNGELPGAIKEGRKWLIPDETIHMNHFAKNKSLPIGVSDFKLATTGYYYVDKTLMIRDFLDKKPMVSLFTRPRRFGKTLNMDMLRVFFEKTNEDTSVYFKDKQIWQCGDYYTKHQGQYPVIFLTFKDVKSMTWEETFQKIRRLISLEFIRHNELETSSVLTAYEKEQYHLLAGDSGDEVDCQMGLQLLSLLLHKHYGRECIIIIDEYDTPIQQGHTCNFYPEIVNFMRNFFSGGLKDNPHLAFGFLTGILRVAKESIFSGMNNLKTYSILDDGYSSYFGFTEKEVKDMLRYYGKDDKYNELSEWYDGYRFGNTEIFNPWSVINYISDNCFPKAFWQSTGSNEIIGEIIQAATPEITKDLYKLLCGEKIAAYIDTGVIYPEVQNNPYSIYSFLLVAGYLKVANIYPQSDGNFMCDVAIPNKEITFVYEKEVLNRTNQNSLAISISQAIFSKDTQKLQALLEDFMVKSISSIDGANEGFYHGMMLGLCAILGNRYKIRSNRESGLGRFDIQLMPLTKGMPGFIFEFKHTKDEHTDLSALADSALQQIEAKKYDTELRDNGVNSIISIGIAFRGKSAVVRRG; encoded by the coding sequence ATGGAATATTTATCTTGCTCAGATGCATCAAAAGCAATGGGATTTTCTGTACGAAGAATCCAGCAGATGTGCAAAAACGGTGAATTGCCCGGTGCAATAAAGGAAGGACGTAAATGGTTAATCCCTGACGAAACCATACACATGAATCATTTCGCGAAAAATAAATCTCTGCCAATAGGTGTATCTGATTTTAAGCTTGCAACCACCGGCTATTATTATGTAGATAAGACTCTGATGATACGTGATTTTCTGGATAAAAAGCCGATGGTATCTCTTTTCACACGCCCAAGGCGTTTTGGAAAAACTCTGAATATGGATATGCTGCGCGTATTTTTTGAAAAAACAAACGAGGATACATCTGTTTATTTCAAAGACAAACAGATATGGCAATGCGGCGATTACTACACTAAACATCAAGGACAGTATCCTGTCATTTTTTTGACGTTCAAAGATGTTAAAAGCATGACCTGGGAAGAAACCTTTCAAAAAATCCGCAGGCTTATATCTCTAGAATTTATACGACATAACGAGCTTGAGACAAGTTCTGTTTTAACCGCTTACGAAAAAGAACAATATCATCTTCTTGCCGGAGACAGCGGGGATGAAGTCGATTGTCAGATGGGTCTGCAGCTTTTATCATTACTGCTTCATAAGCATTATGGAAGGGAATGTATCATTATCATTGATGAATATGACACACCCATCCAGCAGGGGCATACCTGCAATTTCTATCCGGAAATAGTAAATTTCATGCGCAATTTTTTCTCAGGAGGACTCAAGGACAATCCACACCTTGCCTTTGGCTTTCTTACAGGAATACTGCGTGTAGCAAAGGAAAGTATCTTCAGCGGCATGAACAATCTGAAAACCTATTCTATTCTCGATGATGGCTACAGCTCTTATTTTGGTTTTACTGAAAAAGAGGTAAAAGACATGCTGCGATACTATGGAAAAGATGATAAATATAATGAGCTCAGCGAATGGTACGATGGATATCGTTTTGGCAATACAGAAATCTTTAATCCATGGTCTGTAATCAATTATATCTCTGACAACTGCTTTCCGAAAGCATTCTGGCAATCCACCGGCAGCAATGAGATAATCGGAGAAATTATCCAGGCAGCTACGCCTGAAATTACCAAAGACCTTTATAAGCTGCTCTGTGGTGAAAAAATCGCAGCCTATATTGATACCGGTGTTATCTATCCCGAGGTTCAGAATAATCCATATAGTATATACAGCTTTCTTCTGGTAGCCGGATACCTGAAGGTTGCCAATATTTATCCGCAAAGCGATGGAAATTTCATGTGTGACGTTGCTATTCCGAACAAAGAAATTACTTTTGTTTACGAAAAGGAGGTTCTAAACCGCACCAACCAAAATAGCCTTGCCATATCTATCAGTCAGGCTATCTTTTCCAAGGACACGCAAAAACTCCAGGCTCTGCTGGAGGATTTTATGGTAAAAAGCATTTCTTCTATTGATGGAGCTAATGAAGGCTTCTATCACGGAATGATGCTTGGTCTTTGTGCCATACTTGGAAACCGCTACAAGATACGCTCAAACCGCGAATCAGGCCTCGGTCGATTTGATATTCAGCTTATGCCTTTAACAAAGGGAATGCCCGGATTTATCTTTGAATTTAAACACACTAAAGATGAACATACCGATTTATCTGCATTAGCCGACAGCGCCCTGCAACAGATAGAAGCAAAGAAATACGACACAGAGCTGCGCGATAATGGTGTGAATTCAATTATAAGCATCGGTATTGCTTTTAGAGGGAAAAGTGCTGTGGTGAGGAGAGGCTAA
- a CDS encoding ABC transporter ATP-binding protein: protein MQTLKKFIKYYKPYKTVFFIDLLCATIISAIDLAFPQLLRTLTKTLFAGAPGKIISALIPITIGLLVAYIIQTACRYYVTYAGHMMGARMERDMRKELFDQYEKLSFSYYDQNNSGQMMSKLVSDLFDISELAHHGPENLFISLIKIIGSFIFLFMINRMLAVPMLILVVLMLVFSYGQNKKMQETFMDNRRKIGDINSSLQDTLAGIRVVQSFANERIEQEKFNRSNENFLISKDANYRCMGSFMSGNAFFQGMMYLVTLVFGGFLIAHGRMEASDLAMYALYIGIFISPIQILVELTEMMQKGLSGFRRFLEVVETEPDIVDAADAKPLKNVKGNVCYEDVSFHYSDDDTPVLSHVSFEIPAGKSIALVGPSGSGKTTICSLLPRFYDVTEGRVTIDGNDVRKLTLESLRSQIGLVSQDVYLFGGSIKDNIAYGKPDATMDEIVDAAKKANIHDFIMELPDKYDTFVGERGTRLSGGQKQRISIARVFLKNPPVLILDEATSALDNESERFIQKSLEELAKDRTTITIAHRLSTIRNADEILVVADCGIAERGTHEELLAQDGIYARYYDMSR from the coding sequence ATGCAAACATTAAAGAAATTCATCAAATACTATAAACCCTACAAAACAGTCTTTTTCATAGACCTGCTTTGCGCAACAATAATCAGTGCCATAGATCTGGCGTTTCCGCAGCTGCTTCGCACGCTGACCAAAACCCTTTTTGCAGGAGCACCGGGAAAAATCATTTCTGCGCTGATTCCTATTACAATAGGCCTTTTGGTGGCATATATCATACAGACTGCGTGCAGGTATTATGTGACATATGCGGGGCACATGATGGGAGCGAGGATGGAGCGCGACATGAGAAAGGAGCTTTTCGACCAATATGAAAAGCTTTCTTTTTCGTATTATGATCAGAATAATTCAGGACAGATGATGAGCAAGCTCGTATCCGATTTGTTTGATATATCAGAGCTTGCGCATCACGGACCGGAGAATCTTTTTATATCGCTTATAAAGATAATCGGTTCGTTCATTTTTCTGTTTATGATAAACCGTATGCTTGCGGTTCCTATGCTTATTCTTGTGGTGCTTATGCTTGTATTTTCATATGGACAGAATAAGAAAATGCAGGAAACCTTTATGGATAACAGGCGAAAAATCGGTGATATTAATTCGAGTCTTCAGGATACTCTGGCGGGCATAAGGGTGGTGCAGTCATTTGCCAATGAGCGCATCGAGCAGGAAAAATTTAACAGAAGTAATGAAAATTTCCTGATTTCAAAGGATGCAAATTACAGATGTATGGGAAGCTTTATGAGCGGAAATGCATTTTTCCAGGGGATGATGTATCTTGTTACGCTGGTATTTGGTGGTTTTTTGATAGCGCATGGAAGGATGGAGGCATCCGACCTTGCCATGTATGCGCTGTATATAGGCATCTTTATCAGTCCTATCCAGATACTTGTAGAGCTGACTGAGATGATGCAGAAGGGGCTTTCGGGCTTCAGAAGATTCTTAGAGGTGGTGGAAACGGAGCCGGATATAGTTGATGCTGCGGATGCAAAACCGCTTAAAAATGTAAAGGGAAATGTCTGTTACGAGGATGTTTCGTTCCACTATAGCGATGATGATACACCGGTGCTTTCGCACGTATCCTTTGAGATACCGGCAGGAAAATCAATTGCGCTTGTAGGACCGTCAGGAAGTGGAAAGACGACAATATGCTCACTGCTTCCGCGGTTTTATGACGTGACGGAGGGCAGGGTCACAATAGATGGAAATGATGTGAGAAAGCTCACGCTTGAGAGCCTTCGCTCGCAGATTGGACTGGTTTCGCAGGATGTTTATCTGTTTGGCGGAAGCATAAAGGATAATATCGCCTACGGAAAACCGGATGCGACGATGGATGAGATTGTAGATGCGGCAAAAAAAGCGAATATCCACGATTTTATCATGGAGCTGCCGGATAAATATGATACGTTTGTCGGTGAGAGAGGCACACGATTGTCAGGAGGGCAGAAGCAGAGGATTTCCATTGCGAGGGTGTTCCTTAAAAATCCGCCTGTGCTAATACTTGATGAGGCAACCAGTGCCCTTGACAATGAGAGCGAGCGCTTTATCCAGAAAAGTCTTGAGGAGCTGGCAAAGGACAGAACGACTATCACAATTGCCCACAGACTTTCGACAATCAGAAATGCGGACGAAATTCTCGTGGTAGCTGACTGTGGCATTGCTGAGAGAGGCACACATGAGGAGCTTTTGGCACAGGACGGAATATATGCGCGCTATTATGATATGAGCAGGTAG
- the flgM gene encoding flagellar biosynthesis anti-sigma factor FlgM, translated as MRIDAYNQIAQLYGVSRTTKTAKTQSASRMSDQVSISQAGRDYQIAKKAVSEASDIREDKVALLKNMVDSGQYQVSGDDFASKLLERYNSL; from the coding sequence ATGCGTATAGATGCATATAATCAGATAGCCCAGTTGTATGGCGTATCAAGAACAACAAAGACAGCAAAGACACAAAGCGCGTCGAGGATGTCTGATCAGGTATCAATTTCGCAGGCCGGTAGAGATTACCAGATTGCGAAAAAAGCAGTATCAGAGGCTTCGGACATCAGGGAAGATAAAGTCGCTTTGCTTAAGAACATGGTAGACTCCGGACAGTATCAGGTCAGTGGAGATGATTTCGCCAGCAAGCTGTTAGAGAGGTACAACTCTCTATAA
- a CDS encoding flagellar protein FlgN, protein MASLVEELINVLTEEEKVYRTLAANGEKKRQIIIDADIPALEALTDLDQQAGDELLIMSNKQVSLLTDIANVLGKSDEKMTVTRLIGYLGTQPDIQAKLTAARDSLIEAAAQMKEINDLNSQLLAQAIELTEFDITLFKSMKQAPETANYDRNAYNTGDILGSSGFDAKQ, encoded by the coding sequence GTGGCTAGTTTAGTGGAAGAGCTTATAAATGTGCTCACAGAGGAAGAAAAAGTATACAGAACACTCGCTGCAAACGGGGAGAAGAAACGTCAGATAATCATAGATGCCGATATCCCTGCGCTTGAAGCACTGACTGATTTGGATCAGCAGGCAGGCGATGAGCTTCTTATTATGAGCAATAAGCAGGTTTCACTTCTCACAGATATTGCCAATGTACTGGGCAAATCAGATGAGAAGATGACAGTCACAAGGCTGATTGGATATCTCGGCACACAGCCGGATATTCAGGCGAAGCTTACGGCAGCGCGCGACAGTCTGATTGAAGCAGCTGCACAGATGAAAGAAATCAACGATTTAAACTCACAATTACTTGCTCAGGCAATAGAGCTTACAGAGTTTGACATCACCCTGTTCAAGAGCATGAAACAGGCGCCGGAGACCGCCAATTATGACAGAAATGCATATAACACAGGCGATATCTTAGGCAGCAGCGGTTTTGATGCAAAGCAATAA